One genomic region from Geotoga petraea encodes:
- a CDS encoding DUF6320 domain-containing protein, which translates to MPYCPNCGVKVDKGVEKCPLCNFDIPAIDQDDGKKFKKYPDKIDRYPKSYRRKRKIFMSYYNFMALVLSIIFLIEDFVFTGGITWSKYVIVPVLYTTYFLRFIFGLTKGYHRGLLTVHLGTFVMVFLLDIFNGEIDFSLTLALPLLVVSYFGIEVFSFISKKTKKFGLDSVAYILIFFAFLLIALEFVVELNVYSIIDLDWSLIAAFQLIPIAFFMFLLHNGSTENFKRNFKHFIERLMRKFHT; encoded by the coding sequence ATGCCATATTGTCCTAATTGTGGTGTAAAAGTTGATAAAGGAGTAGAAAAGTGCCCTTTGTGTAATTTTGATATCCCAGCTATAGATCAGGATGATGGTAAAAAATTTAAAAAATATCCAGACAAAATAGATAGATATCCAAAATCATACAGAAGAAAAAGAAAGATATTTATGTCTTATTACAACTTTATGGCGCTAGTTTTATCGATTATCTTTTTAATCGAAGATTTTGTATTTACAGGGGGAATAACCTGGAGTAAATATGTAATAGTTCCTGTTTTATATACAACTTATTTTTTAAGGTTTATTTTTGGTTTGACAAAAGGATATCATAGGGGCCTTTTAACTGTTCATTTAGGCACTTTTGTCATGGTTTTTTTGCTGGATATATTTAATGGAGAAATTGATTTTTCATTGACTTTGGCTTTACCATTGTTAGTTGTTTCTTATTTTGGTATTGAAGTTTTTTCTTTTATTTCCAAAAAGACGAAAAAGTTCGGATTGGATTCAGTAGCCTATATATTGATATTTTTTGCCTTTTTATTGATAGCTTTGGAGTTTGTTGTAGAATTAAATGTATATTCAATAATAGATCTTGATTGGTCTTTAATAGCGGCTTTTCAATTGATTCCGATAGCTTTTTTTATGTTTTTATTACACAACGGTTCTACAGAGAATTTTAAAAGAAATTTTAAACATTTTATTGAAAGACTAATGAGAAAGTTTCATACTTAG
- a CDS encoding carbohydrate ABC transporter permease: MNKKWKTARIVSYIILIAYALLSLFPFFWATLVSLTPLTYTNEAGEEQGVNIMDWPPEIDLIDKEPSAFGAPLTFENYFKIFEVVPLYGRWILNTVIYAGLLTLGNILFNTLGGYAFARLNFPLKNFWFTLFLATLMIPGQVLMIPQYNLMVNFELVNTYWGLFLPKLTNIFGLFLMRQFFINFPKELEESARLDGSSITGTFFRIVLPNSKPAIAALSIYTFMGAWNDFQWPLIITSQKEMYTLTMGLNFFKSSYYTFWQYLMAGSILMTIPMIIIFISFQKQFVETGKVSAVKG, from the coding sequence ATGAATAAAAAATGGAAAACAGCAAGAATTGTTTCTTATATCATTTTAATAGCCTATGCTCTTCTTTCTTTGTTCCCATTTTTTTGGGCAACATTGGTTTCATTAACTCCTTTAACTTATACTAATGAAGCGGGGGAAGAGCAAGGTGTAAACATCATGGATTGGCCACCAGAAATAGATTTAATCGATAAAGAGCCATCTGCTTTTGGAGCACCTTTAACCTTTGAAAACTATTTCAAAATTTTTGAAGTCGTTCCTTTATATGGAAGATGGATTTTAAACACTGTTATCTACGCAGGATTACTAACTTTAGGAAATATATTATTTAACACCCTGGGGGGTTATGCATTTGCTCGACTTAATTTTCCTTTAAAAAACTTTTGGTTCACACTATTTTTAGCTACTTTAATGATTCCAGGACAAGTTTTGATGATTCCACAATATAATTTAATGGTTAATTTTGAGCTGGTTAATACCTATTGGGGATTATTTTTACCAAAATTAACAAATATTTTTGGTTTATTTTTAATGAGACAATTTTTTATAAATTTTCCTAAAGAATTAGAAGAATCAGCAAGATTAGACGGCTCATCAATCACAGGGACATTTTTCAGAATAGTACTACCAAATTCAAAACCAGCAATAGCAGCTCTTTCTATATATACTTTTATGGGAGCTTGGAATGATTTTCAATGGCCTTTAATAATTACTTCGCAAAAGGAAATGTATACATTAACAATGGGCTTAAATTTCTTTAAATCTTCTTATTATACATTTTGGCAATATTTAATGGCTGGTTCAATTTTAATGACAATCCCTATGATAATAATATTTATATCTTTTCAAAAGCAATTTGTTGAAACTGGAAAAGTTTCTGCCGTAAAAGGCTAA
- the pgmB gene encoding beta-phosphoglucomutase yields the protein MIRACIFDLDGVIVDTAKYHYKAWKRLANELGFEFTEEDNERLKGVSRMTSLEILLEIGNKKGEYTEDEKLKLATKKNEWYREYITKMEKDEILPGVEGFLELLRQNGVKIAIGSASKNAKTILERIGLIDKFDAIVDGTKITKAKPDPQVFTKAADEMNEKYEDCVVFEDSQAGIDAALAAGMKAIAVGKPENLKNAHKIISGFKNKDFELLMFD from the coding sequence ATGATTAGGGCGTGTATATTTGATTTGGATGGAGTAATAGTAGATACAGCAAAATATCATTATAAAGCATGGAAAAGACTGGCAAATGAGTTGGGGTTTGAATTCACTGAAGAGGATAACGAAAGATTAAAAGGCGTAAGTAGAATGACTTCATTAGAAATATTGTTAGAAATTGGAAATAAAAAAGGCGAATATACCGAAGATGAAAAATTAAAATTGGCAACGAAGAAAAATGAATGGTATAGAGAATACATAACAAAAATGGAAAAAGATGAAATATTACCAGGAGTAGAAGGATTTTTGGAGTTATTAAGACAAAATGGGGTAAAAATAGCAATAGGTTCAGCCTCTAAGAATGCAAAAACAATACTGGAAAGAATAGGATTAATAGATAAGTTTGACGCAATAGTAGATGGAACAAAAATAACAAAAGCTAAGCCAGATCCACAAGTATTCACAAAAGCAGCAGATGAAATGAATGAAAAATACGAAGATTGTGTGGTTTTTGAAGATTCTCAAGCAGGGATAGATGCAGCGTTAGCTGCTGGAATGAAAGCTATTGCTGTGGGAAAGCCAGAAAATCTAAAAAATGCGCACAAAATAATTTCTGGGTTTAAAAACAAAGATTTTGAGCTATTAATGTTTGATTGA
- a CDS encoding carbohydrate ABC transporter permease, which produces MKRKTREALTGYTFASPMILTVLIFTIYPIIAIFYYSFTNYQPLEAQKFNNPVYPSESLEFNLGYFQSDVGPDDYEKLLSSFEPVSFIQYDVGVNLDEKEKESIKKNFNSEKLIKDFVNDDLPEKMVVSEFMKEYMITGFQAFLRYIPDFVGFDNFKRMFNDQYFYISLWNAILYSLIVVPIQTLLAVILAVAANSKIKGRNIFKVIFFIPAVTSSAAISMIFWLIYSKPGILNRILESLFGGFGYQPIDFLNEPNIALYSIMAMNIWTTAGYFMITFLAGLQDIPKSIYEAASIDGAKGWTRFWKITMPLLRPQILFVMIMSTIGCLQVFDQIYFLIKNMRNITISFYIYKNAFEYGEMGYASSLAVVLFGVILFITFIQRKYIKEEY; this is translated from the coding sequence ATGAAAAGAAAAACCCGAGAAGCATTAACTGGATATACTTTTGCTTCGCCTATGATATTAACAGTTTTGATTTTCACTATATATCCAATCATAGCAATATTCTATTATAGTTTTACAAATTATCAGCCATTAGAGGCTCAAAAATTTAATAATCCTGTTTATCCTTCTGAATCGTTAGAATTCAATTTAGGATATTTTCAAAGCGATGTTGGGCCTGATGATTATGAAAAGTTATTATCATCATTTGAGCCAGTGAGTTTTATTCAATATGATGTTGGGGTTAATTTAGATGAAAAAGAAAAGGAATCTATAAAAAAGAATTTTAATTCCGAAAAATTAATTAAAGATTTCGTGAATGATGATCTGCCAGAAAAAATGGTTGTATCCGAATTTATGAAAGAATATATGATAACGGGTTTTCAAGCTTTTTTAAGATATATACCAGATTTTGTTGGATTCGATAACTTTAAAAGAATGTTTAATGACCAATATTTTTATATATCACTTTGGAACGCAATATTGTATTCTTTAATTGTTGTGCCTATACAAACACTTTTAGCAGTTATTTTAGCTGTTGCAGCTAATTCCAAAATAAAAGGTAGAAACATTTTTAAGGTAATATTCTTTATTCCAGCTGTAACTTCTTCAGCAGCAATTTCAATGATTTTTTGGTTGATTTACTCAAAACCAGGTATATTAAATAGAATTTTAGAATCATTATTTGGAGGATTTGGATACCAACCAATCGACTTCTTAAACGAACCAAATATAGCTCTATATTCAATAATGGCAATGAATATTTGGACAACCGCAGGATATTTCATGATCACATTTTTAGCAGGGTTGCAGGATATACCAAAAAGCATATATGAAGCAGCAAGCATAGATGGAGCAAAAGGTTGGACAAGATTTTGGAAAATCACAATGCCTTTATTAAGGCCCCAAATATTATTTGTTATGATTATGAGTACTATAGGATGCTTACAAGTTTTTGACCAGATATATTTTTTAATAAAGAATATGCGGAATATAACAATATCATTCTATATATATAAAAATGCTTTTGAATATGGAGAAATGGGCTATGCTTCTTCTCTTGCAGTAGTATTGTTTGGAGTTATTCTTTTTATAACATTTATTCAAAGAAAATACATTAAAGAAGAGTATTGA
- a CDS encoding glycoside hydrolase family 65 protein, whose translation MNDSWYIVQNEFLKDNFGKYETVFTLANGYRGYRGINEFSEKNEKGNFIAGIYDKSEAQVNEIVNNPDNLTLNIYVDYEILKIDESNILNFKRTLDMKSAKLITNITFETKKGKQIKVEAERFVSKNNFHRTGLKYKITPLNFSGKITLENIIDGSTTNSIFDPINRVKHYNIIKTMDLSPGMLMLTKTRDKGILVCEATTIKAQNNGQNILKSRNYRKVGQTIQETYEFLCEKDSTYIIEKFNSTFSSRETKNPELMAQKDLREFFYNSYDQEFELHKKEWEKIWNKIDIKIEGDEEAQKGIRFNIFQLTSSANEKDDTVSIPAKGLHGEGYKGHIFWDTEIFMLPFFIYTSPETAKSLLLYRYNTLKGARKNAQINGYKGAQFPWEAADKGIEETPKWGIDYVGNPVRIWTGDEEYHISADIALSFWEYYRTVQDESFLLDYGVEIFFDTAKFWKSRLEYNSKTGSYEINKIIGPDEFHEHVNNNFYTNYLAKWNLKKAYDLSNWLKERHKNKYDELCVLLGLNDNDFLEFLELSKKIYLPKKENSNLIEQFEGYFNLKDIVITEWDNNGMPLWPKNIELDKLGETQLIKQPDVIMLMLILQEEFDKKTKKINYDYYEKRTMHKSSLSPSMYSIMGLKVGDTHNAYKYFMKTIMTDLEDNQGNSNAGLHAASTGGSWQSAVMGFGGLSVDIDNILNFDPWIPDKWESLSYKINWKGKDLNIKVKSKSIEFLSEKDLIIKVQSKKYNLIKGQKKEIELS comes from the coding sequence ATGAATGATAGCTGGTATATAGTTCAAAATGAATTCCTTAAAGATAATTTTGGTAAATATGAAACTGTCTTTACTCTTGCAAATGGTTATAGAGGATACAGAGGAATCAATGAGTTTTCTGAAAAAAATGAAAAAGGGAATTTTATAGCAGGGATATATGACAAATCGGAAGCTCAAGTAAACGAAATAGTCAATAACCCAGATAATTTAACCTTAAATATATATGTTGACTATGAAATTCTAAAAATAGATGAGTCTAATATACTAAACTTTAAAAGAACTTTGGATATGAAAAGTGCTAAACTAATTACAAATATTACCTTTGAGACAAAAAAAGGTAAACAAATTAAAGTAGAAGCAGAAAGATTTGTTAGTAAAAATAATTTCCATAGAACGGGTTTGAAATATAAGATAACACCTCTCAATTTTTCAGGTAAAATAACACTTGAAAATATAATAGATGGTAGTACAACTAACTCAATCTTCGATCCTATAAACAGAGTAAAACATTACAATATCATAAAAACTATGGATTTATCTCCTGGTATGCTAATGCTTACTAAAACAAGAGATAAAGGAATTTTAGTCTGTGAAGCCACTACAATTAAAGCTCAAAATAACGGGCAAAATATTTTAAAATCAAGAAATTATCGTAAAGTAGGGCAAACTATTCAAGAAACTTATGAATTTTTATGCGAAAAAGATTCAACTTATATTATTGAAAAATTCAATTCTACCTTCAGCTCAAGAGAAACTAAAAATCCAGAATTAATGGCCCAAAAAGACTTAAGGGAGTTTTTTTATAATTCATATGATCAAGAATTTGAATTACATAAAAAAGAATGGGAAAAGATTTGGAATAAAATAGACATAAAAATCGAAGGTGATGAAGAAGCTCAAAAAGGCATCAGATTTAACATTTTTCAACTAACTTCTTCAGCTAACGAAAAAGATGATACTGTTTCTATACCTGCTAAAGGATTACATGGAGAAGGATATAAAGGCCATATATTTTGGGATACAGAAATTTTTATGCTACCTTTTTTTATATATACAAGCCCTGAAACAGCAAAATCTTTACTACTATATAGATACAACACTCTAAAAGGGGCTAGAAAAAATGCACAAATAAATGGTTATAAAGGGGCACAGTTCCCCTGGGAAGCAGCTGATAAAGGGATTGAAGAAACACCTAAATGGGGAATAGACTACGTTGGAAACCCCGTTAGAATATGGACAGGGGATGAAGAATATCATATAAGTGCAGATATTGCTTTATCTTTTTGGGAGTATTATAGAACTGTTCAGGATGAGTCATTTTTACTTGATTATGGAGTTGAAATATTTTTTGATACTGCTAAGTTTTGGAAATCAAGACTTGAATACAATAGCAAAACTGGTTCATATGAAATAAATAAAATTATTGGCCCAGATGAATTTCATGAACATGTTAACAATAATTTCTATACAAACTACTTAGCTAAATGGAATTTGAAAAAAGCTTATGATCTTTCGAATTGGCTAAAAGAACGCCATAAAAATAAATATGATGAATTATGCGTTTTATTAGGCTTAAATGACAATGATTTTCTTGAATTTCTTGAATTATCTAAAAAAATATATCTCCCTAAAAAAGAAAATTCTAATTTAATTGAACAATTTGAAGGATATTTCAACTTGAAGGATATTGTAATAACTGAATGGGACAATAACGGAATGCCTCTATGGCCAAAAAATATTGAACTTGATAAGTTAGGCGAAACTCAATTAATAAAACAACCAGATGTAATTATGTTAATGCTAATTTTACAAGAAGAATTTGATAAAAAAACTAAGAAAATTAATTATGATTATTATGAAAAAAGAACCATGCATAAATCTTCTTTAAGCCCTTCTATGTATTCTATAATGGGATTGAAAGTAGGAGATACTCATAATGCTTATAAATATTTTATGAAAACCATCATGACTGATTTAGAAGATAATCAAGGGAATTCAAACGCCGGACTTCATGCTGCTTCTACTGGAGGATCATGGCAATCTGCTGTAATGGGGTTTGGAGGTTTATCTGTTGATATAGATAATATTTTAAATTTTGACCCTTGGATTCCAGATAAATGGGAAAGTCTTTCTTATAAAATAAATTGGAAAGGCAAAGATTTAAATATTAAAGTCAAAAGTAAATCTATTGAATTTTTATCAGAAAAAGATTTAATTATTAAAGTTCAGTCAAAAAAATATAATTTGATAAAAGGTCAAAAAAAAGAAATAGAGCTCTCTTAA